ATTCATGACATGACGAATAATACGGATATTGATATTGAGCATGAGGTGGCACAATCAGAATATGACACAGCAAATTTAAATAGATCTCTTTGCTTTTTCATGAAGCAACATGGCATTATTCAAGGTGATGTAGAAGAACTCATCGATCTATATACGAAACAATGTGCAATTCAAGTTACCTGCTATGACTTAGCTCGTATAGGTGTAGTGTTAGCAAATAAAGGTTTAGACCCCCAATCGAATAGAAGGATTTTACCAGAGAGAATTGCAACAATCGTTAAGACCTTCATGGTGACATGTGGCATGTACAATGCTTCAGGCGAATTTGCAATCCAAGTTGGAGTTCCTTCGAAGAGTGGTGTATCTGGTGCAATCCTTGCGCTCGTCCCACCCTCAATTGGTGTAGGCGTGTATGGTCCAGCTTTAAATGAAAAGGGGAACAGCATTGGAGGTGTAAAGCTTTTAGAAATGCTTTCTCAACGTTATGATTTAAGCATCTTTTAAG
This Pseudalkalibacillus berkeleyi DNA region includes the following protein-coding sequences:
- the glsA gene encoding glutaminase A, which translates into the protein MYCETDDELLELVERARKYTEKGKVASYIPALERANQNDLSIALYYDDGRCVRAGDVEKKFTLQSVSKVLTLALAIMDRGEEEVFSRVGMEPTGDPFNSIAKLETQIPAKPLNPMINAGALVVTNMIAGDSVHQKLGRLLSLIHDMTNNTDIDIEHEVAQSEYDTANLNRSLCFFMKQHGIIQGDVEELIDLYTKQCAIQVTCYDLARIGVVLANKGLDPQSNRRILPERIATIVKTFMVTCGMYNASGEFAIQVGVPSKSGVSGAILALVPPSIGVGVYGPALNEKGNSIGGVKLLEMLSQRYDLSIF